TGTACTAGTTTTAAGCCAATCTCCTTCCtcttcaaaattatttagttcATTTTCATCACATTCGGCaactataagtaaataattgttcttatttataaacattttatatttaaatatttaaaagtatttcattttgtacagtattaaaataaaatgataaatttaatctttttttttctagcAGTGTTTTATAAAGATAAAAGTAAAAGACAAACAGGTAATATGGtacctaagttaaaaaaaaaataatatttatagcttaccattaaaggtaaaaaaagtagcatataaaaattataaatttgtttttaagttctTTAAGTCttgagaaagtatttaaaatattttgttcaattacttttttcagaattatttaaaatatgtatttgagtacttataaagtatttgaatttttttactcAAGTATTTTATAAGACTGGACTGAGTGAGCACATGGTACCTACTCCTCAACTAgcgataacaattttttttttaccgaattTATTAGCAGCTGCTTCCTGTGTAATTTCTAACAATTGCCTgccatatttttcaaaattggcTTTAGTCACTccaacaatttttaacatttcttcTTCAGTTTCTGGCAAAGAGTGAGACATCTCTTGAATGGCctgtaaatgttataatatatttaaacctaattcgtaaaaatgttagtaatatattattttaatattaatattttggccACCAAAACCATTGTTAAATATAGTACACAAAcattttcaagccccccccccccttaaatatattatagaaacatttACAAGTTTTTATATAGTGAAAAACCTGGGGACTAAACAAAACTGGTTGATCCATTGtttaaataccaaaataattagtattatttttgtatatactaGAGGATACATGAATTCATAATTACTAACTTGAATTGTCATAACAGCATTAGTGTTCACATTTAATGAAGCAGCCAATCCGCGACAAACGTCCATGAGATTTTCATAACACTTCTCCTGGATTTCTTTTAGAACAGTATTAACTGGTGTGTTTGAATTTTTACTTGTTGTTTCGATATTTAGTTTATTCTTTGAAGCCGATGCTAATTTtaactaataacatatttaatatgtatagaatTAAGTCATCAATAAATAAGTTTTGTtagttaaatttgtaaattacttttattgaaCCTCGAATGAGTTTGTCTGCTTCTGGACCAACTCTGACAAAGGCGTTAATAATATCTACTTTAGAAGCAACCATTTCTTCTCGCAAGTAACCTTCTAGGACTAATTTATGCATCAACCGTTCTGCGTCAAATCTATCCCATTGTTTTCCACGTCCGTGTAAACTCAATTTATCATGatctaaattacaaattacaaacacatgcatattatataattttaaatacaattaaataaaatattaataaaacggataatatagaataaaactTACTGtgtgttttgattttttgattcgAACTGCCTTtaaatatgtcaataatatgtatcaaagtaaaattattgttcCAACTACCACCTCCTGAACCAcatatttctttaattgtttttactatttcaATACTATCTTCTGttacatcaatatatttaaatgccgactaattatatttataaaaatatatatatatattgtaattgttaaatataataattcattaaaacgtataggtaatgtattttaggtataatcaatatttacctTATTTTGACAATTATCACATGCTGTTTCTttgtttgaaatacatttattatcatcaaatgTTTCACCAAAATAGTTAAGTTGTAAAGTTCGCCTGCAATCTGCTTTATTTTCACAGTATGACACTATTCTGAATAGATTTTGCATATGTACTTTTTTCGATTCGTGATTTCCACTGTCATccactaaaaaaacaaaataaatcagaaatatttatttatttataatatactcagtATAAGTTTTGATACAGTAAAATggtttaatattacttattagtattaaacaaatgcaaaaaaattaaaaaaaaacttttgaactCACAATCACttttaatgattcaatttaatattacatacttacaaCATACACAGCACTAACCACTCAAAACATAGACATCtactttaatacaaaaaataaattataagcgtTTATTATGCATTGATATTGCATACAGGACAATTCACCAAACAGTCACTCCcagttttagattctaagtggtgtgataaatttattgattttacaatttttttttttttttgtcaatcatTACCTTttggcaaggctgggcattaacaagtttataagttaaaagttaagttattttttacttattaacttaacttactagttccctgttttaattaacttaactcatcTGTATCTGAGTTAACTATCTGTTAACTTATAatcaacttatattatttacagttaattttgaattttcatatcatccagaaaaattatttatacaagttataagtaaataatattatataaataaataaataacacaaatatttaaaaattattttatgaattataaatcttaaacaactcaaatttaaatttaaatgaacccATTGTGAAATATGAATAGAGTTCTAAAATGCCTTAAAGAGTAAAAGCCTTACAGATTTTAGATTGTTGACAATGGTttgacaaaaacataaaatatatataatattagaactagtatttattatacttgtaccatttttataagttataaaaattgatagattactgattaatataaactactaaataattttaactccCATATCAGTTAGAATCTCTACAATATCCTTAAGTCAGCATTTCCCAACCTGTGTGCCGTGAGGCCTCCATAGGTATACTGGGAAATgtcatgattattaataaacactgaTGTAAAATTTCTATAATAAGTAAGAATATAATGAAGGGAAACCAGACCCAAATTTTCCACTAGGACTAGATTTGTGTGATGTAATCGTAATATAATCGTAATGTAATGTCTCTGTTTTTCCATtacaataaatcaaatatttgtaataaattaaaatataattttaggtaactaCATGAGTTTTCCTAACACAAATAATcccatcattttaaattaattgctaGTAATTTACTGATATACAACTATTTtggtattaatatgataaaagcCTAATgttccaatattaaaataaaaaatataaacagggTTATAACTCCTgggaaataaatatatcataaatctgtttttttttttattagactcgcCGAGACAAGGACtacacatatttaatttttttaatttaattacattttttggtaaaaaagtttaaaagttatttttttataattttatttttgtggacattttgacttttcaacaatttatttttattaatctcatactttttaataattttagattctgagcggagcgagaagctattggttttacaatggtctctcttttttttttttttataacctgtatacaaaatttataccagaaggagtgcttcgatttcaacatatagtacattatcttttagcaaattggtttaagatggtactttaaagaggtcattttctcgattttgtcaaatgttattaaatgctacgggaaaaaccactgaaaattacgaaaaaactctaaaaatgggattttatttttaacactttgtttatcaccatagaaacaaataaaaaattgtaatattataatattaattcaacttacatgataaaataaacaataacaatataaaatatcccgactgacaaaccgtctccgctcagaatcgtttttcttatacaatgatattatatcattgaattcaagtctaatacaatcgattatacaatgactcactcgtaatctactgtacagcagagcaatatccacttacctgctttttttagtttataggtaaaacgacaaaaaaaaaaaaaagaaaaacggtTTTTGTCTGGGCGGCAGGTCCCTCTCACCATTGGGTATATCCTCGCGGGACACCTTATatatcgtccccgttcatgcaaaacacaccaagtccaaaaacatgaatcagcttttgcaattttttcaaactctaaatgtataccatatgtaaccaaatttttttctttctttttttaattgagtttcccTTAAGGGAAGTAGCTGTTTATGagtagtagtaaataatatgacactgtaaaatttatagttcttattattgttaaaatacaaatttctaagtcgatttttggacttagtgtactttgcatgaacggggacgatatatctgtatatatataaaaattaatgtatgtctgtgtgtgtgtccatattaccatggcaaccaaccCCAGGAGGGGATATAGAATGTTTGTCTGGCTGTGTGAGTGTCCTTTGGTTGCCATAGTTACCATGggttttgaaactattattctaataataactattggttGCCGGGCATTGAAGTACATGGGGGGATCAATTAGTACAAAGATAGGTTAGACATCTGGGCAGTggataaactaatttaaaaaggaagAGGTGTttaaacagggattttgagatttccaatggaaatttttgtttataaatagttgccattggtttaaAATTGCTGTTATGGTAAccgtcatattataaaataaaacatattattcatataacgttggcatttttaatgggcaacaaagtgcacaggatcagctagtatatatatatcaaacatatttaagtTAGTGTAAAGTGTATCACAGCTAAATATAATTAGGACTAGTGTGCCGCGAGGGAAAAAGGTTGGGATATGTTGCCTTAAGTAGTAcacaaaaatctcaagaatttaaaaataggttaggaatttaaaaattctaaaaataaaattttgaatagcacatacattttgaataaaaatgggGAGGCATGATTGGTGACTTATTATGAATCACTTGGTCAAAGCAGGTTACCGAGTAAAAACCTAGTAAGTAATGAAAAGATTAAAATGAAAAAGGATTATTAAATACTTGCATTCAATAAGTTTCCGAATGCGATGCATATCTTGATAACTATAGTAAAGAAAACAATGAGATGTCTTTCCATCACGTCCAGCTCTCCCAGATTCTTGATAATAACCTTCAATAGACTTAGGTAGAGAATAATGAAAAACATACCGGACATCTGGTTTATCAATTCCCATACCAAACGCAATTGTAGCACAAaccaactaaaaaaataattggaaaacgATTACATATTTCTAACTTTTtagtaaatatgaaaattatgaaattagttTTGATGGTTTTGATAacacatgaataatattaagtaataagtacattgACTTTGTTTGTGATCCATTTCATTTGAACATCATTACGTTTAGGATCGGATAGACCAGCATGATAGCTAATTGCTTTGATTCCTTCATTACACATATAAGTTGCCGTATTATCACATTCTTTTCTTGACAAACAATAAACTATACCAgactgatttttatatttttctttgatgAGATTAGCTATTTCTGCCATAGCAGATTTTCCTTTCTTAGGAACAACTTTATAAAGCAAATTGGGCCTATTAAAACtggataaaaatctaaaaacaacaattcaaaatacatagtacatggaaagaaaaaaaaattcctcaaAAAAGTATCTTGTAGATTCTTTTCAAAACATGGTTATTTAAAACtactttatattacaattttgttcCACTGATCTGTAACTGATGTAGCACATCTTCACGGACACGAGTAGTAGCAGTAGCAGTTAGAGCCATAATTGGAACATCTGGATACTTTTTCCTGAATTCTCCCAAACGTTTATAATCTGGTCTAAAAatcaattgaattttttatttgcaattaagtacaatatattatacacaaaccgAAAGTCATGACCCCAATGAGAAACACAATGAGCTTCATCAATAACTAGACGAGCTAGTTTTCCACGACAAtgcaaattgtttaaaatttgtcCTAGTTTCATACTAGCAGCAATTTTTTCCGGTGTaacatacaacatttttaaaccttttcaacaatattttaaataagtaatatactatcacaaataataaaaataatgcaaattcaATTACCTGGTTCTGACATACATAACTTtgtgaaaattatgttttcttcTTCGGGCTTCATATTACCCAACAAATGTGCTGTTGGAATCTAAATACaacattgttaataaaataacttaggatagtaaaattaatatttacatctaATGATTTCAATTTCTCTGTCTGATCAATGACTAATGATTTCAAAGGTGAAATAACAAGTGTAACTCCTTTGGATATTACTGCAGGTAATTGATAACATAATGACTTCCCTCCACCAGTAGGCATCAATACAAAACAGTCATGGCCAAGTAATGCTGCATTAATAGTTTCCAATTGATTGGGACGAAAATTGTGGAGACCAAAAGTTGATCTAAATACctgtaaaatacatacaattatataaacagtataataaaactttaattgaTATACCGTACAGTAAATAATTCTCTTGAATGAGGATAATTTGTTTTGCTGAATTCTCCTTTAGAAACTGACATATTTGAGAAAGACGTTGTTTTATTCAGACTACAGTTGGAGGTTGCTTGAGAAGTATTCccataagaaatattaatggctaatattaaagtaaaaaataaattaaaattagaattatttaaaagtactataatttttaatttattaccttcTTCAAACTGGGATGACAATTTTTTAGTCTCATAATTGTTATGCGTATTTAGATTGTTGCTGTAAACTGAGCAACTCTGAACATCAGGCACAAAATATGAATCAAAATTATTGTCATTGACTATAGAGTCCAATTCATTCACACTTAGACGTTCTCGGGAATAAATATCAGTAttagaattattttgaaaatctgatCGACCGTCGAACCATTTATTagaattactattattagttacatTAGTGTGATTATATGAGGTATTTAATctagaattattataagtattagttGTTCCATATTTTGGAGaatttaatgtttgtttttcattatgAGAATTGGTTGATGTATCAAATCCGTTTGAGAATGATGTTCTGGATTTGTTTTCAGGATTACACAAATTGTTATTACTTGAAGTTGTTGGTTCATTCATTAAACGCGTcttaccaatttttattttattttttattttttgtcgcATTCTCTTAAGCTCAACCAAAACTGAAGGGCTTTTGAGACTAGGAATAGAAAATATAACAGTATCTGATAAgtttaagattatattatacacctccTCTAACATATCTAATTCTAAATTTTTCAAGCCCATCAAATGATTTTCTAAATTTGTAAttggtatctaaaaaaaaataaaaaattttagatCAATACACTTTTTCCAATATCACCTAACATAACCATTATTTGACATAGCTTAACAGTTTACAGTATTTTACTACCACCTAGATGCCAAAACATCtagtactaaatataatatattttccatatttataatataacaataccaGGGTTGGCACGTATAATAGTGTAATtaaacatgtaatatatatacttataagacGTATAAACGTACAGTATAAAACCATTTATATAGTCAGGGGCGGATAGGCCTATCGGGAAATCAGAAATCTTCCAGATGGGCTGGTCCTTGTGTGGGCCGCATTATaggataacaataaaaaaaatattttttataaaattcacatagaaaatatattattttggtgttTTGAGATCATAagtgaatacatttaaattaataaatattaatgcaattatAGGCATATTACAAATGCgtaggtagaaaaaaaaatcatattaaaatcataatacccACAAAATCATAGCAAAtaccctatatattataattatagccattatacaataggtaattaAGGCCGGTTGAAAGCGAACCTGCATTTAAAGGAGTTGGATTTAGGAAATGTTCTATTTCAATTTATCCATTGTGAGTGATGTGTGACTGTGCGTATATAGTGATTGATCATTAATGTGTGCAAGTTCCCCGAACATTTTATCTTAAGATTCTTGAAAATTCATCACGTACCTACATGCGTGGAGTAACACATCACTATATTTTGAGATCAAAAAAGTTTCAACATGTAAATCCCAAAAAGTGGAAGAAAAATTCCGATTTTAactatgaaaacattttaattccttattcTCTTTTCTAAGTTATGTAGAAAAcggatttttcaatttttgaatcgtttaattttaataagtatagtactaaattaattttttttttatatataaaaatttacctTTACtttagtgaaaataaaaaaaaataaaaaccatttacataacctagaaaagaaaataaagaattcaaatattttttttcaaaattgaaattggaCTTCtagaagtttaatttattttccgcTTATTGGTTTAAATGCATGAAAAAACTAACAGCTTCCAACAgccttaataataattgtgatctGTGtatcaaattatgttattatatagtaaagacaatatagaatatagtcatattaagacaagaaatataataaaatatatttctataaaaggtttagaaaatgtaattaacttttaaccactatacaaaatatttttatatttatagtgatTACAGAATATTTAAGGATATTTTCtgtaaacattgaaaaatgtattatattttatcttcaaGTTCGAGTTCGGAACAGCTTATCCTTATCTGACTAACCcaagactattataatataatagttttggaTTACTcagataactatattatagttattaaattagcTAATTTAGAGGAGGGACAAAACAAATgatgaaattgtaaattaagGAACACCTTATGTATgtgttaaaactttaaaagacaaaaaaaatccgttttggggtgtaataatactataatagttatatttggGGTTCAaaggatatttataatattcaaagaaaacaatgtatacttaatatttcttatgttttagtcgttatacatttttataagttttagtcattttttacacaaatattacCAACCCTGAACTATACTGCACCCAGCGAGAGAACGTAACTGAGCGGTGATCAAAACTCATAAATTACTGCGCATTTCCGCGTGGTTGGAGAAATTCATCTAGACATGGGCGAACGAGTTGCATTCTCTCGCTGGTCTCAGTATAGtttaattgttttctataaaatgtaGTGTTTATCTCAACACTTTATCAATACTTACGTCAGAAATTGTCTcacataataatgaattattatttagatcatTAAGCCAAATGCCCAATTCTGATGATCGATTTTCTACaaccaaaacataaataatataaagaagatAACAAAACACATGtctaatgaataaataaacacaaacctgtattaataataaattctccACTATTTTTTGGTGTTTCACTAATGACATCTTCAAAATTGAGTGTTGAAACAGTAGAAAGtgacaggtttttttttatttctttaggAGTTGAAAATAGTGTTTTTGTTAATATGGATGGACTTTTGGATACATCAAAATTAATGTCATTACTACCTTTAGaagtctaaaaataaatacacaaattacaattttaaatattattcattattttgctaatgtttttaaatgttaaacaatatgagattatttaaaacaaattattaaatagtgtcTAATTGTACTATGCAGTTAAGTATTCTAAAAAAAAGATTTGcttcaatatttcaaatatagaagtaaataatatagttttcgtttaaattgtaatcaaatAGTTAGTTAGAATTAGCAGTTAGCACAAAAAACTATATTAGAtaggttaaaattaatttgttcttAAATCAGTACAAAATTAAAAGTAGAATTTCCAAAACTTAAACATCTTTCAACCAGTGGCGTAGATATGATTTCTGAAAAGagagggataaaaaaaaaacaacatggcTAAATGGAaggggaaaattggaaaaaccaccaccctctcaaaactttatactaaggtaataaaaaaccaatGGGGGATCTGACCCTCACGTCCCCCCTCTTTGTATACGCCCCTAATTTCAACATACTTATTGAAATTAAGCCTTTagcaaaataataacttaatacaaaaaaaaatctgtatacattttttacttacatTATTTGAATTTGATGATATTGGTTTTTCTGGACTATAAATAATActgtcatcatcatcatcatagtGATAACAGTTGTCatctattttattcttttggACATCTTTTGGAAGTTCTGACacaaaaaataaccaatttttaatttttaat
This portion of the Acyrthosiphon pisum isolate AL4f chromosome A1, pea_aphid_22Mar2018_4r6ur, whole genome shotgun sequence genome encodes:
- the LOC100165064 gene encoding Bloom syndrome protein homolog, yielding MEFFLKKPSNVLKRLGSTNVKLESEGNQCKPKSSIVSLIDSDEENGKVKKTTYCDTKELPKDVQKNKIDDNCYHYDDDDDSIIYSPEKPISSNSNNTSKGSNDINFDVSKSPSILTKTLFSTPKEIKKNLSLSTVSTLNFEDVISETPKNSGEFIINTENRSSELGIWLNDLNNNSLLCETISDIPITNLENHLMGLKNLELDMLEEVYNIILNLSDTVIFSIPSLKSPSVLVELKRMRQKIKNKIKIGKTRLMNEPTTSSNNNLCNPENKSRTSFSNGFDTSTNSHNEKQTLNSPKYGTTNTYNNSRLNTSYNHTNVTNNSNSNKWFDGRSDFQNNSNTDIYSRERLSVNELDSIVNDNNFDSYFVPDVQSCSVYSNNLNTHNNYETKKLSSQFEEAINISYGNTSQATSNCSLNKTTSFSNMSVSKGEFSKTNYPHSRELFTVFRSTFGLHNFRPNQLETINAALLGHDCFVLMPTGGGKSLCYQLPAVISKGVTLVISPLKSLVIDQTEKLKSLDIPTAHLLGNMKPEEENIIFTKLCMSEPGLKMLYVTPEKIAASMKLGQILNNLHCRGKLARLVIDEAHCVSHWGHDFRPDYKRLGEFRKKYPDVPIMALTATATTRVREDVLHQLQISGTKLFLSSFNRPNLLYKVVPKKGKSAMAEIANLIKEKYKNQSGIVYCLSRKECDNTATYMCNEGIKAISYHAGLSDPKRNDVQMKWITNKVNLVCATIAFGMGIDKPDVRYVFHYSLPKSIEGYYQESGRAGRDGKTSHCFLYYSYQDMHRIRKLIELDDSGNHESKKVHMQNLFRIVSYCENKADCRRTLQLNYFGETFDDNKCISNKETACDNCQNKSAFKYIDVTEDSIEIVKTIKEICGSGGGSWNNNFTLIHIIDIFKGSSNQKIKTHNHDKLSLHGRGKQWDRFDAERLMHKLVLEGYLREEMVASKVDIINAFVRVGPEADKLIRGSIKLKLASASKNKLNIETTSKNSNTPVNTVLKEIQEKCYENLMDVCRGLAASLNVNTNAVMTIQAIQEMSHSLPETEEEMLKIVGVTKANFEKYGRQLLEITQEAAANKFVAECDENELNNFEEEGDWLKTSTDCPYFDDMATGVVNNKNKRKTYHSNKGGNKRFKRGKSKIPKKKAATSFMASKQSKAQTSTLKSTVKMPPSNRPGFLSAPKVSYF